The proteins below are encoded in one region of Natranaerovirga hydrolytica:
- a CDS encoding ABC transporter substrate-binding protein, with the protein MSKKSSLSYVLMFLLTLVLMVGCGSTNKQPTDVEVDHENVTSDSHQDNEEEEEIVLEDTVKMVTDHLDREVEITGEPERVIALTRAYIEELFELGVTPVAKVEEYNNRPEGVELPSVSNQSKPDIEAIYALEPDLIIANSRQHSDILDLLVESGAPVFFVNPNIVEEDPLTDRIKLFGELLGKEDVAEEYITHLNTVSDELKETVAGYGYETGLMIQGGVESIEVAMPTGLYGALLMRLGIENIIPANLPGAGQSTWVSYDFETILSEDPDVIIVRAAGGGGTSADELLAYYKENPMWQDLTAIKEDKIFVLPARVNPGNISNEDALKVTVQSITPNE; encoded by the coding sequence ATGAGTAAAAAATCAAGTTTAAGTTATGTGTTAATGTTCCTATTAACACTGGTTTTAATGGTGGGTTGTGGCAGTACGAATAAGCAGCCTACGGATGTAGAAGTAGATCATGAGAATGTAACATCAGATAGTCATCAAGACAATGAAGAAGAGGAGGAAATCGTATTAGAGGATACTGTTAAAATGGTTACAGACCATTTGGATAGAGAAGTAGAGATTACAGGTGAACCAGAAAGGGTAATTGCTTTAACAAGAGCTTATATTGAAGAATTATTTGAATTAGGCGTTACGCCTGTTGCAAAAGTAGAAGAGTACAATAATCGACCAGAAGGTGTAGAGCTGCCAAGCGTCTCTAATCAATCTAAGCCAGATATTGAAGCCATATATGCATTAGAACCAGATTTAATCATTGCCAATTCCAGACAACACTCAGATATCTTGGATTTGTTAGTCGAAAGTGGCGCACCTGTCTTTTTTGTTAATCCAAATATTGTAGAAGAAGATCCACTAACGGATCGAATTAAATTATTTGGAGAACTTCTAGGCAAAGAGGACGTAGCAGAAGAGTATATCACTCATTTAAACACGGTGTCCGATGAATTAAAAGAAACGGTAGCAGGTTATGGTTATGAAACAGGACTGATGATTCAAGGTGGCGTAGAAAGTATTGAAGTTGCAATGCCCACAGGTTTATATGGTGCGTTACTAATGAGATTGGGTATAGAGAACATTATTCCAGCCAATTTGCCAGGGGCAGGACAATCCACTTGGGTCAGCTATGATTTTGAAACGATTTTAAGTGAAGATCCGGATGTGATTATTGTTAGAGCAGCAGGAGGTGGCGGTACAAGTGCAGATGAACTTTTAGCCTATTACAAAGAAAATCCAATGTGGCAAGATTTAACAGCCATTAAAGAAGATAAGATTTTTGTACTACCAGCTAGAGTCAATCCAGGCAATATTTCTAATGAAGATGCTCTTAAAGTAACAGTCCAGTCAATCACCCCTAATGAATAG
- a CDS encoding FecCD family ABC transporter permease gives MDSTNNNTDKKYHKPLFVIGAVILIGLLVIIFSIMKGTVDFSLIEIGQGIRQKSNNSLANQIVHNVRLPRVLTGFLVGMNLAVAGGLLQGVLRNPLASQQVIGVNAGSGLFAVAVMILLPSQIHLIPIGAFLGALFATLLVYGLSLTNSRASTVHIILAGVAISALLNAMTSALMFLNSDELEVTYFWLLGTLSGRSWRYFNILWPYTVLGMGFSLLISPKLNLFALGDELGSSLGLAVKVYRVIAMILASILAGSAVSVTGTIGFVGLIAPHLARLLVGSDYRYLTILSALLGGVLLVLSDTIARIAFQPVELSVGIVTSMLGAPFFLFVLYSKNKNL, from the coding sequence ATGGATTCTACCAATAACAACACGGATAAAAAGTATCACAAGCCCTTATTTGTAATAGGGGCTGTGATACTTATTGGTCTTTTAGTCATTATTTTTAGCATTATGAAGGGGACTGTGGACTTTTCTTTAATAGAAATAGGGCAAGGTATTAGGCAAAAAAGCAATAATAGCTTAGCCAATCAAATCGTTCATAATGTCAGGTTACCAAGAGTTTTGACTGGATTTTTGGTAGGTATGAATTTAGCAGTGGCTGGGGGATTGCTACAAGGGGTTTTAAGAAACCCTTTGGCATCTCAACAAGTTATCGGAGTTAATGCAGGATCAGGATTATTTGCTGTAGCCGTTATGATTTTGTTGCCTAGCCAAATCCATTTAATCCCAATAGGCGCATTCTTAGGGGCGCTATTTGCAACACTTCTGGTTTATGGGTTGTCTTTAACAAATTCTAGAGCATCTACTGTGCATATCATATTAGCAGGTGTAGCAATCTCTGCTTTATTAAATGCCATGACTTCTGCCTTAATGTTTTTAAATAGTGATGAATTAGAAGTGACTTATTTTTGGTTGCTTGGGACATTATCTGGAAGAAGTTGGCGTTATTTTAACATACTTTGGCCATATACTGTATTAGGTATGGGTTTTTCACTGCTAATCAGTCCAAAACTTAATTTATTTGCTTTGGGAGATGAACTAGGCTCTAGTTTAGGGCTGGCGGTAAAAGTCTACCGAGTCATCGCTATGATATTGGCATCCATATTAGCGGGAAGTGCCGTAAGTGTAACAGGAACAATTGGTTTTGTAGGATTAATCGCCCCTCATTTGGCAAGATTATTAGTAGGTTCGGATTATAGATATCTAACCATCTTAAGTGCCTTATTAGGCGGTGTATTACTGGTTTTATCAGATACGATTGCAAGAATAGCCTTTCAACCGGTTGAACTTTCTGTAGGGATTGTAACGTCAATGTTAGGTGCCCCTTTTTTCTTGTTTGTCTTATACAGTAAAAATAAAAATTTATAA
- a CDS encoding ABC transporter substrate-binding protein, with translation MDKSFIGLLPCALKVPFENALSIYIKQLEDHNLAMDCHYSIVSNANNELDFFAQIKDLDSIQSLPDIMLAPGFNGFFSKGFMNKHKLNNEFTTVGDAQINPLWNTLGLQDEKGYYNIMGFNPTVFLVDETYHKDLPTPKRWSDLLKPEYEKKIAIRGSNKKSEGLPMEFCEGILLNFYNELGKEAIEQLGQSVKWSLHPSQMIKLAGRKGIETPFVSAVPYSFAKLVKQNEKVRIVWPEDGAIVNPIALLIKNKEDILNSRMIQFLLSEPVSKLFAQIGFASIHKSTADDLPPNVPYKWLGWDFIEKNDLGVLKRSLNETFLKNYGGEI, from the coding sequence ATGGATAAAAGTTTTATAGGGTTACTGCCTTGTGCATTAAAAGTTCCTTTTGAAAATGCTTTAAGTATTTATATAAAACAATTAGAAGACCATAATCTGGCAATGGATTGTCATTATTCCATAGTAAGCAATGCCAATAATGAGTTGGATTTTTTTGCTCAGATAAAAGATTTAGACAGCATTCAATCTTTGCCAGATATTATGTTAGCGCCAGGGTTTAATGGTTTCTTTAGCAAAGGGTTTATGAACAAACATAAATTAAACAATGAATTTACAACAGTAGGTGATGCTCAAATTAATCCTTTATGGAACACATTAGGTCTTCAAGATGAAAAAGGATATTATAATATTATGGGATTTAATCCTACGGTTTTTTTAGTGGATGAAACATACCATAAAGATTTGCCTACGCCTAAAAGATGGTCCGATTTGTTAAAACCAGAATATGAAAAGAAAATAGCCATTAGAGGAAGCAATAAAAAGTCAGAAGGCTTGCCAATGGAGTTTTGTGAAGGCATATTATTGAACTTCTATAATGAGCTAGGAAAAGAGGCAATTGAACAACTGGGCCAGTCAGTGAAATGGAGCTTACATCCGTCACAAATGATAAAATTAGCAGGAAGAAAAGGGATAGAAACCCCATTTGTCAGTGCAGTACCTTATTCTTTTGCAAAGCTAGTCAAACAAAATGAAAAGGTTCGAATTGTATGGCCTGAAGATGGTGCCATTGTCAATCCAATTGCCTTGCTCATAAAGAATAAAGAAGACATTTTGAACAGTAGAATGATTCAATTTTTATTAAGTGAACCTGTAAGTAAGTTATTTGCCCAGATAGGGTTTGCATCCATTCATAAAAGCACAGCAGATGATCTGCCACCTAATGTGCCTTATAAATGGTTGGGATGGGATTTTATAGAAAAAAATGACTTAGGTGTATTAAAAAGAAGTCTTAACGAAACTTTTTTGAAAAATTATGGAGGTGAGATCTAG
- a CDS encoding GTP-binding protein — protein sequence MNLITVSGPPSSGKTAVILKTIKALEEKNYKVGVAKFDCLSTEDGDLYKKNGIPVRVGISGNLCPDHYFISNIEECVAWGCDNELDFLISESAGLCNRCSPHIKKITAICVIDNLMGCNTPKKIGPMLKMADIIVVTKGDIVSQAEREVFTFKIRQANPKAIIMNVNGITGQGATELSTLLMDNKNSINNLEGERLRFSMPAALCSYCLGETQIGKDYQMGNIRKMAFDI from the coding sequence GTGAATCTTATTACTGTATCTGGCCCACCTTCATCAGGAAAAACGGCGGTTATACTCAAAACCATTAAAGCCCTAGAAGAAAAAAACTACAAAGTAGGCGTTGCAAAATTTGATTGTTTGTCTACAGAAGACGGGGATTTGTATAAAAAAAATGGCATACCTGTAAGAGTAGGGATTTCTGGGAATCTCTGTCCAGACCACTATTTTATAAGCAATATAGAAGAGTGTGTGGCTTGGGGATGTGATAATGAATTGGATTTTTTAATCAGTGAAAGTGCGGGTCTATGTAATCGATGTTCACCCCATATCAAGAAGATTACAGCCATTTGTGTGATTGATAATTTAATGGGGTGCAACACACCTAAAAAAATTGGTCCGATGTTAAAAATGGCGGATATTATTGTCGTAACCAAGGGTGACATTGTTTCTCAAGCAGAAAGAGAAGTGTTTACATTTAAAATCCGTCAAGCCAATCCCAAAGCCATTATTATGAATGTAAATGGTATTACAGGACAAGGGGCCACTGAACTGTCTACATTGTTAATGGATAATAAAAATTCAATCAACAACCTAGAAGGTGAGCGGTTAAGATTTTCAATGCCAGCAGCACTTTGTTCTTACTGTCTTGGGGAAACCCAAATTGGAAAAGACTACCAAATGGGTAACATTCGTAAGATGGCATTTGACATATAG
- a CDS encoding ATP-binding cassette domain-containing protein, whose product MMKSYKDMFIQEIITTYPYAKDFFNTMGIPLKSSQETLMGYINNLDAIELEHLGIEHKEVYEQFEVFMQHMEEIKKGIRLNVESITILGGYNKLGEKEKSAITMHKGEIICIVGPTGAGKSRLLADIEWMAQKDTPTHRQILINGQVPPKEWRFSLEHKLVAQLSQNMNFVMDLSVYEFIQLHAESRMVDHPSQKALEIIEQANLLAGEKFDLETPITALSGGQSRALMISDTAFLSISPIVLIDEIENAGIDRKKALELLVKKDKIVLMVTHDPILALMGEKRLVIKNGGIYKTLTTTKQEKDNLKNLEEMDQILFRYREQLRKGETIDWLH is encoded by the coding sequence ATGATGAAGTCATATAAAGATATGTTCATTCAAGAAATAATAACCACATATCCCTATGCTAAAGATTTTTTTAATACAATGGGCATACCCTTAAAATCTTCTCAAGAAACATTAATGGGTTATATTAATAATCTGGATGCCATTGAATTAGAGCATCTTGGTATTGAACATAAGGAAGTGTATGAACAATTTGAAGTTTTTATGCAACATATGGAAGAGATTAAAAAAGGGATAAGGCTTAATGTGGAATCCATTACCATTTTAGGTGGATACAATAAATTAGGAGAAAAAGAAAAAAGTGCTATTACAATGCATAAAGGCGAAATTATATGTATTGTGGGTCCCACAGGTGCAGGTAAAAGCAGATTGTTAGCAGATATTGAATGGATGGCACAAAAAGATACACCAACCCATAGGCAAATACTGATCAATGGGCAGGTTCCGCCAAAAGAGTGGCGCTTTTCTTTAGAACACAAATTGGTTGCACAACTGTCCCAGAATATGAATTTTGTAATGGATTTAAGTGTGTACGAATTTATCCAGTTACATGCAGAAAGTAGGATGGTAGATCATCCTTCTCAAAAAGCATTAGAAATCATAGAACAAGCCAATTTATTAGCTGGGGAAAAATTTGATTTAGAAACCCCCATTACAGCTTTAAGTGGGGGGCAATCTAGAGCTTTAATGATTTCAGACACAGCGTTTTTAAGCATATCGCCTATTGTCTTAATAGATGAAATAGAAAATGCAGGAATCGATCGAAAAAAGGCATTAGAATTATTGGTCAAAAAAGATAAAATTGTACTAATGGTTACCCATGATCCGATACTTGCTTTAATGGGGGAAAAACGGTTGGTTATAAAGAATGGTGGCATATACAAAACCTTAACAACCACCAAACAAGAAAAAGACAATCTGAAAAACTTAGAAGAAATGGATCAAATATTATTTAGATATAGGGAGCAGTTAAGAAAGGGAGAAACCATAGATTGGTTACATTAA
- a CDS encoding AraC family transcriptional regulator: protein MIEINRLIDVFTKENVIIEDIRWWVRQPGEFHYGYKTPYYTFVIPIKGKARFVFNHQPYELEAGKILHCMPNMGLDKDVLGDSTWEYCTIHYSLGSNVIMDTIKEVYKIEVGENYKITEKLRNLYKIHKQPGSLSAFRTKQLFYDLLEETFTRYRINANKNSHTTMKEALEYIHNHYVEPLSLEQMANRCQMKPEQFSYFFYKYTGIRPNQYLIMHRMKIAETLLKEGNCKISDVAESVGYHDAYYFSRLFKKYKGKSPNVIKKASKDKPL, encoded by the coding sequence ATGATTGAAATTAATCGGTTAATTGATGTGTTTACCAAAGAAAATGTTATTATTGAAGATATTAGATGGTGGGTGAGACAACCAGGTGAGTTTCATTATGGTTATAAAACACCTTATTATACATTTGTCATTCCCATTAAAGGGAAGGCAAGGTTTGTTTTTAATCATCAACCGTATGAATTAGAAGCAGGAAAAATACTACATTGTATGCCCAATATGGGGTTGGATAAAGATGTATTAGGTGATTCAACTTGGGAATATTGTACAATCCATTATAGCTTAGGATCCAATGTTATCATGGATACCATTAAAGAAGTTTATAAAATTGAAGTTGGAGAGAATTATAAGATAACAGAAAAATTGAGAAATCTTTACAAAATCCATAAACAACCAGGCAGTCTATCTGCTTTTAGAACCAAACAATTGTTTTATGATTTGTTAGAAGAAACGTTTACAAGGTATAGAATTAATGCCAATAAAAATAGTCATACAACGATGAAAGAAGCATTAGAATATATACATAACCATTATGTGGAACCGTTATCTCTAGAACAAATGGCAAATAGATGTCAAATGAAACCAGAGCAATTTTCCTATTTCTTTTATAAATATACAGGCATAAGACCCAATCAATATTTGATAATGCATCGGATGAAAATTGCTGAAACACTTTTAAAAGAAGGAAATTGTAAAATTTCTGATGTGGCAGAGAGTGTAGGCTATCATGATGCCTATTATTTTAGTCGATTGTTCAAAAAATATAAAGGAAAAAGTCCTAATGTTATAAAAAAGGCAAGCAAAGATAAACCTTTGTAG
- a CDS encoding iron-hydroxamate ABC transporter substrate-binding protein: MKKQVTVLSLVILLSIVFVGCGSAGDEQAVVAEPVIADQDLDTEEKSEEEGTQIITYLGEAYEVPANAERIAISGALESMEDALVLGVEPIGAITVSGEFPEMFADIVGQAESTGEKIQLNLEAILQMQPDVILGVIKFPEETLEQLEKIAPTIPISHIASDWEDNLMLLGELTGKEKEAQEAIDGYYERVAQVKEDMGSQYDDKSIVAIRVRRGNLFIYPEDIFFNAVLHEDLGLPVPELVGAAQAQENVSIEVFSELNPDYIFVQFEESENVDTPDVLNDIQSNPIWQSIEAVQNDNVFINVVDPLAQGGTAWSKINFLEAFVDNLLD; this comes from the coding sequence ATGAAAAAACAAGTGACGGTTTTAAGTCTAGTAATATTATTAAGTATTGTTTTTGTTGGATGTGGATCGGCAGGAGATGAACAAGCAGTTGTAGCAGAACCTGTGATTGCAGACCAAGATTTAGATACAGAAGAAAAAAGTGAAGAAGAAGGTACACAAATCATAACATACTTAGGTGAAGCATATGAAGTACCTGCTAATGCAGAAAGAATTGCTATATCAGGTGCTTTAGAGTCGATGGAAGATGCATTGGTTCTTGGAGTAGAGCCAATTGGTGCCATAACGGTTAGCGGTGAATTTCCAGAAATGTTCGCAGATATTGTAGGACAAGCAGAGTCAACAGGAGAAAAAATTCAGCTTAACCTTGAAGCCATCTTACAAATGCAACCAGATGTTATTTTAGGGGTTATTAAATTTCCAGAAGAAACATTAGAGCAATTAGAAAAAATAGCACCTACTATTCCAATCTCCCACATAGCATCAGATTGGGAGGATAATTTAATGTTGTTAGGAGAGCTGACTGGAAAAGAAAAAGAAGCTCAAGAGGCTATTGATGGGTATTATGAACGTGTTGCACAAGTAAAAGAAGATATGGGTAGTCAATACGATGACAAGAGTATAGTAGCCATTCGCGTTAGAAGAGGTAATCTTTTTATCTACCCAGAAGATATATTCTTTAATGCGGTTTTACATGAAGACTTAGGATTACCAGTGCCAGAGTTGGTTGGTGCAGCACAAGCACAAGAAAATGTGTCAATAGAAGTATTTTCAGAATTGAATCCGGATTATATATTTGTTCAATTTGAAGAATCTGAAAACGTAGATACGCCAGATGTTTTAAATGACATTCAATCTAATCCAATATGGCAAAGCATAGAGGCTGTGCAAAATGATAACGTATTTATCAATGTAGTTGACCCATTAGCCCAAGGGGGTACAGCTTGGAGCAAAATTAATTTTTTAGAAGCATTTGTAGATAATTTACTAGATTAA
- a CDS encoding FecCD family ABC transporter permease, which produces MQKKSILPMVILIISPILMILSVMLSIVYGAKSIDTETIVHAFTNFDAGNVNHQIIVYSRIPRAIGALLVGGFLGISGAMMQGMTRNYLASPSIMGVSDGSAFVITMAMIFYPGLGSMEMIVVSFVGSLIGLVIVFGIASALPNGFSPVKLALIGTIIGAFLSSLSAALANYFQVSQDISFWYNARLHQLTPTLINIAIPAAIIGLTGAFALSKSVTILSLGEDIAKGLGQNTKVIKALGMIVVAVLTGTSVALVGKIGFVGLVIPHITRFIVGVDYKWIIPCSGVIGAVFLVLCDVISRFMNYPFETPIGVITSLVGVPFFLYLIRKKGGEKHV; this is translated from the coding sequence ATGCAGAAAAAAAGTATCTTACCAATGGTTATTTTAATAATATCACCGATTTTAATGATTTTAAGTGTGATGCTTTCTATTGTATATGGAGCAAAAAGTATTGATACAGAAACAATTGTTCATGCGTTTACCAATTTTGATGCTGGAAATGTTAACCATCAAATTATAGTCTATTCAAGAATTCCAAGAGCCATAGGTGCGTTGTTAGTAGGTGGATTTTTAGGGATTTCAGGTGCTATGATGCAAGGCATGACAAGAAATTATTTAGCTTCGCCATCCATAATGGGTGTGAGTGACGGTTCGGCTTTTGTCATTACTATGGCAATGATCTTTTATCCTGGATTAGGTTCTATGGAAATGATTGTTGTGTCTTTTGTTGGCTCCTTAATTGGTTTGGTTATTGTTTTTGGAATCGCGTCAGCCTTGCCCAATGGTTTTTCGCCTGTGAAATTAGCACTTATAGGTACAATCATTGGTGCTTTTCTAAGCAGTTTATCAGCTGCATTAGCCAATTATTTTCAAGTGTCCCAAGATATCAGTTTTTGGTACAATGCAAGGCTACATCAATTGACCCCAACGTTAATTAATATAGCCATACCAGCAGCTATTATTGGGTTAACCGGTGCATTTGCCCTGTCTAAATCTGTAACCATACTTTCCTTAGGTGAGGACATAGCAAAGGGGCTGGGTCAAAATACAAAAGTTATAAAAGCCTTAGGTATGATTGTTGTAGCTGTCCTTACGGGAACATCCGTTGCTTTAGTTGGGAAAATAGGATTTGTAGGTCTTGTCATTCCTCATATAACAAGATTTATTGTGGGCGTTGATTATAAATGGATCATACCATGCTCAGGTGTCATAGGCGCTGTTTTTCTAGTGCTCTGTGATGTTATTAGTCGATTTATGAATTACCCATTTGAAACACCTATAGGGGTAATAACCTCCTTAGTGGGCGTTCCGTTTTTTCTTTATTTAATAAGAAAAAAAGGAGGAGAAAAGCATGTTTAA
- a CDS encoding FecCD family ABC transporter permease, which translates to MFKKDSWHRFFVMLLMISVLIVVVFYISITNGTYDMSVSEVIRTLLGLDTSREFKLVVFEFRLPRIITALLVGLGLSIAGLVVQGITKNPLADPGIMGINSGAGLAIIIFMYFFQGSIKTTSIIGSLSMPFFGLVGGLASALLIYVFAWKGGRLDSQRLILCGIAIGSGLGALSLFLSLKMSASDFEMASVWINGSIWNANWRSVYSIVPWFVVLLPIIIKKAYVLDLFQLEESSVKSLGISTEKEKAILLLACIGLISSCVSVSGNIGFVGLIAPHIAKRLVGIHHHKAVFVCGAVGMLMVLLSDYIGRTFFQPVELPVGIIVSLIGVPYFVYLLFKGKV; encoded by the coding sequence ATGTTTAAAAAAGATTCTTGGCATCGATTTTTTGTGATGCTGCTCATGATCAGTGTGTTGATAGTGGTGGTCTTTTATATAAGCATTACCAATGGTACATATGATATGTCTGTAAGTGAAGTGATTAGAACTTTATTGGGTTTAGATACGTCAAGAGAGTTTAAATTGGTGGTTTTTGAATTCCGATTACCACGTATTATAACAGCCTTATTGGTTGGTCTAGGGCTTTCCATAGCAGGTCTTGTGGTACAAGGCATTACTAAAAATCCCTTAGCAGATCCTGGTATAATGGGTATCAACTCAGGAGCGGGATTGGCCATTATTATTTTTATGTATTTTTTTCAAGGTAGTATTAAAACAACCTCTATTATAGGTAGCTTGTCGATGCCTTTTTTTGGACTAGTAGGCGGTTTGGCATCTGCTTTACTCATCTATGTCTTTGCATGGAAAGGGGGTCGCCTAGATTCTCAAAGGCTTATTTTATGTGGTATTGCCATTGGTTCAGGTCTAGGCGCCCTATCATTATTTTTATCTTTAAAAATGAGTGCCAGTGATTTTGAAATGGCGTCAGTTTGGATTAATGGCAGTATATGGAATGCTAACTGGAGAAGTGTTTATTCTATAGTGCCATGGTTTGTTGTTTTATTACCGATTATTATTAAAAAAGCATATGTATTGGATTTGTTTCAGTTAGAAGAAAGTAGCGTCAAAAGCTTAGGGATATCAACAGAAAAAGAAAAAGCAATACTCTTATTAGCCTGTATTGGTTTGATCAGTTCTTGTGTGTCTGTTTCAGGGAATATTGGCTTTGTGGGTTTAATTGCTCCACATATCGCTAAAAGGCTAGTAGGTATTCACCATCATAAAGCAGTATTTGTGTGTGGGGCAGTAGGTATGTTAATGGTGCTTTTATCAGATTATATTGGAAGAACCTTTTTTCAACCTGTTGAGTTACCAGTAGGTATTATTGTCTCTTTAATAGGCGTGCCATACTTTGTGTATCTACTGTTTAAAGGAAAAGTTTAA
- a CDS encoding ABC transporter ATP-binding protein produces MSRILRTEKLETCYDHYTVFRDINFAVDKGKITTIIGPNGCGKSTLLKTIGRIIKNKSGAIYLKDRNINNIKTKKIAKDLALLPQNPIAPLELRVEELISYGRFPHCKKFSKLSKEDHDIIDWAMDITKVIDFRDRELGSLSGGQRQKVWLAMALAQDTEILLLDEPTTYLDMAHQLEVLKIVEELNKEKKRTIVMVLHDINHAARFSHKIVAMKSGRIIAEGDPNQVINQRVLKKVFNIDARVMVDEVIHAPVCFGYDTLSQIIDESTNL; encoded by the coding sequence ATGAGTCGTATACTAAGAACAGAAAAGTTAGAAACTTGTTATGATCATTACACTGTATTTCGAGATATTAATTTTGCTGTTGATAAGGGGAAAATCACAACCATTATTGGTCCTAATGGTTGTGGTAAATCTACCTTACTAAAAACCATTGGTCGGATTATAAAAAATAAAAGCGGAGCAATCTATTTAAAAGATAGAAATATTAATAACATCAAGACCAAAAAAATAGCAAAAGATTTAGCACTGCTTCCTCAAAATCCTATTGCGCCATTAGAATTAAGAGTTGAAGAATTAATTTCTTATGGGCGTTTTCCACATTGCAAAAAGTTTAGTAAGTTGTCCAAAGAAGACCACGATATAATAGACTGGGCAATGGATATTACAAAGGTCATTGATTTTAGAGATAGAGAATTAGGCAGTTTATCCGGTGGGCAAAGGCAAAAGGTTTGGTTGGCAATGGCATTGGCTCAAGATACAGAAATATTGCTATTAGACGAGCCCACCACATATTTAGATATGGCACACCAATTAGAAGTACTAAAAATCGTAGAAGAGCTCAATAAAGAAAAAAAACGAACCATTGTTATGGTTTTACATGATATTAATCACGCTGCTCGATTCTCACATAAAATTGTTGCAATGAAAAGCGGTAGAATTATAGCAGAAGGTGATCCAAATCAAGTCATTAATCAGAGGGTTCTAAAAAAAGTATTTAATATAGATGCTAGGGTTATGGTGGATGAAGTCATTCATGCACCTGTATGTTTTGGATACGATACCCTTTCGCAAATCATAGATGAATCAACAAATTTGTAA
- a CDS encoding nitrogenase component 1, whose translation MKTIDLDNRAKHISQIKTDKKIQSCHTALYPGARCPLAVVNSVLSGIKGITTLIIGMAECTYYNKNVALTTNSDHQNHFTWSYALDSKEIIFGCKKGILKAIDEINKTGVEVIFIISACVPETIGEDFSAIASDASEKLKAKVLHIEAAHFKNYSSVPSLKDAFTILSKLMEEQAVNKKGINLLGIGAHMLINSELVSLLKNKGVEIQTIIPSTTTVSDIKKAPRAKLNIVTDLSALPLAKKMKEIFGTAYLLFPHLLDIEEIREGYRSIEDALDIDINEEVEGLYKKAKASVALHAKALEHKTFGCGYFFIDPMITSAFLKSLKMTPLYIETEYYHSESKYWKNKIIEHGIDPYIVRVWDFDTTKEVLGTNGLDFFIGLNIIKESQYKEIYVENKTAVYALGFEQPIGLLEAIVKSKGMK comes from the coding sequence ATGAAGACAATTGATTTAGACAATCGAGCAAAGCACATTTCCCAAATCAAAACAGATAAAAAAATCCAGAGTTGTCATACAGCATTGTATCCAGGAGCAAGATGTCCTTTGGCTGTTGTTAACAGTGTTTTATCAGGGATTAAAGGCATTACCACATTGATTATTGGGATGGCAGAATGTACATATTACAACAAAAATGTTGCTTTGACAACCAATAGTGATCATCAAAATCATTTCACATGGTCCTATGCTTTAGATTCAAAAGAAATCATTTTTGGGTGTAAAAAAGGTATTCTAAAAGCCATTGACGAAATTAATAAGACAGGTGTAGAAGTGATATTTATCATCTCTGCTTGTGTTCCAGAAACCATAGGTGAAGATTTTTCAGCTATTGCAAGTGATGCCAGTGAAAAATTAAAAGCTAAAGTCCTTCATATTGAAGCAGCGCATTTTAAAAATTATAGTTCCGTACCCTCCTTAAAAGATGCCTTTACAATTTTATCCAAGCTTATGGAAGAACAGGCAGTAAATAAAAAAGGGATCAATCTCCTTGGTATAGGTGCTCATATGCTTATAAACAGTGAATTGGTCAGTCTTTTAAAAAATAAGGGGGTAGAAATACAAACGATTATTCCCTCTACAACCACTGTTTCTGACATAAAAAAAGCGCCAAGAGCAAAGTTAAATATCGTAACAGACTTATCAGCCCTTCCATTGGCAAAAAAAATGAAAGAGATATTTGGTACAGCGTATCTGCTTTTTCCACATCTGCTAGATATAGAAGAAATTAGGGAGGGCTATAGATCAATAGAAGACGCTCTTGATATAGATATAAACGAGGAAGTAGAAGGGTTATATAAAAAAGCAAAGGCTAGTGTTGCTCTTCACGCCAAAGCATTAGAGCATAAAACATTTGGTTGTGGCTATTTTTTCATAGATCCAATGATAACATCAGCCTTTTTAAAGTCTTTAAAGATGACGCCACTTTATATAGAAACAGAGTATTACCACAGTGAAAGTAAGTATTGGAAAAACAAGATCATTGAACACGGTATAGACCCTTATATAGTTAGGGTGTGGGATTTTGACACAACAAAAGAAGTATTAGGAACCAATGGATTAGACTTTTTTATTGGGTTGAACATAATAAAAGAAAGTCAATATAAAGAGATTTATGTAGAAAACAAAACCGCTGTCTACGCTCTTGGTTTTGAACAACCCATAGGTTTATTAGAAGCAATTGTAAAAAGTAAGGGGATGAAATAA